From the genome of Halorussus caseinilyticus, one region includes:
- a CDS encoding HalOD1 output domain-containing protein, which produces MGNDTSESSGLAESSDRPGVYRASYDPDGPATVSDTVIEAIAEVADVDPTQTVIPLSDKIDPDALDALFTDHEGDSQVTFRVCGLEVLVQSDGRVRIVDESVSDAE; this is translated from the coding sequence ATGGGAAACGATACGAGCGAAAGTTCGGGACTGGCGGAGTCGTCGGACCGTCCCGGCGTCTACCGTGCGTCGTACGACCCGGACGGTCCGGCAACAGTCAGCGACACCGTTATCGAGGCGATAGCGGAAGTCGCGGACGTAGACCCGACGCAGACCGTCATCCCGCTTTCCGACAAAATCGACCCGGACGCACTCGACGCATTGTTCACCGACCACGAGGGCGACTCGCAGGTCACGTTCCGTGTCTGCGGCCTCGAAGTCCTCGTGCAGAGCGACGGTCGGGTCCGAATCGTAGACGAGTCGGTTTCAGACGCCGAGTGA
- a CDS encoding DUF7504 family protein produces the protein MQDTKLVRTSVDADPHKLVLRRTRGKISTLDLLFDSFSENEPTDALAVTHEGPEEFLGTWRDRIDRRPRNVGVVSVGEQMRSAAATTPSDRNVVRGVADPMDADAIRDATTGYLDAWPADGQTVGYFDSVTPLLDCWDIATTTAFVRDLLRALDARDAVGYFCLTPAAHDRATVREVASLFDTVVECVESGVEATVEPCVGDCFDAIADPRRRYVLAGVPDSESVAVADLAATVAGRSSLDRKQVESSLRHVHLPKLADFGMVAYDRERGRVERGDHFERVEPYLRKAMEVDESLM, from the coding sequence GTGCAAGACACGAAGTTAGTACGAACCAGCGTGGACGCGGACCCGCACAAACTCGTCTTGCGGCGGACCCGCGGCAAAATCTCGACGCTCGACCTCCTGTTCGATTCGTTCTCGGAGAACGAACCCACCGACGCGCTCGCCGTCACCCACGAGGGACCGGAGGAGTTCCTCGGGACGTGGCGCGACCGCATCGACCGACGCCCCCGGAACGTCGGCGTCGTCAGCGTCGGCGAACAGATGCGGTCGGCGGCGGCGACGACGCCCTCCGACCGGAACGTCGTCCGCGGGGTCGCCGACCCGATGGACGCCGACGCGATACGCGACGCCACGACGGGATACCTCGACGCGTGGCCCGCCGACGGCCAGACGGTCGGCTACTTCGACTCGGTAACGCCGCTCCTCGACTGCTGGGACATCGCCACCACGACGGCGTTCGTCCGGGACTTGCTCCGCGCCCTCGACGCTCGTGACGCGGTGGGCTACTTCTGCCTGACGCCCGCGGCCCACGACCGGGCGACGGTCCGGGAGGTCGCGTCGCTGTTCGACACGGTGGTCGAGTGTGTCGAGAGCGGCGTCGAGGCGACGGTCGAACCCTGCGTCGGCGACTGCTTCGACGCCATCGCGGACCCCCGACGCCGGTACGTCCTCGCCGGTGTTCCCGACTCCGAGTCGGTCGCCGTCGCCGACCTCGCGGCCACCGTCGCCGGTCGGAGTTCCCTCGACCGCAAGCAGGTCGAGTCCTCGCTGAGACACGTTCACCTGCCGAAACTGGCCGACTTCGGCATGGTCGCCTACGACCGCGAACGCGGGCGCGTCGAGCGAGGGGACCACTTCGAGCGAGTCGAACCCTACCTGCGGAAGGCGATGGAAGTAGACGAGTCGCTGATGTAG